In Streptomyces sp. NBC_00224, the genomic stretch CAGTTGGCGTGATCACGGCTTAGAGGCAATACCGGTGATTTAGGTTCTTTTGGTGCGCCTGCTTGTGGGTTTGGTTGGTGGCGCCAGGGTGACGGTGTGGGTGTTGGCGGTAGCCGTCGTCGACCCAGACGTTGCGCAGGGTGGGGTGGGCGGCGGCGACCTGGTCGAGCAGGCGGGTGCCGGCCGCCGAGTCCTGCACGCTGGCGGCGGTGACCACCACCGCCAGCAGCAGGCCGAGGGTGTCGGTCACGATGCTGCGCTTGCGGCCCACGATCTTCTTGCCCGCGGCGGTGCCCTGGCTCGTGGCGGGGACGCTGGTGGAGGTTTTGACGCTCTGTGCGTCGATCACGCAGGCTGAAGGCTCGGGTGCACGGCCCTCCTGTCGTCGTACCAACTCTCGCAGCAGGCCGTTGAGCTGGGCGAAGATGCCTTCCTTCTGCCACCTGACGAAATATCCGTAGACCGTCTGGTGGGGCGGGAAGTCGTGCGGGAGATAGGCCCACTGGCATCCGGTGCGGTCCACGCGCAGGCGGGGGTGGCCCGGCCGAGGTCACCATCTTGGACTGGACGGTCACGTGGTCCCCGCGCAGGCCTGCTTACAGCTGCTGCAGCTGCGAGGGGGGATGTCCAACCAGTCGACTTGCTTGCCCGTTCGCGTGATGTCATGCCCGGCCATGGATTCCTCTGTGGTGAGGTCGGGTGTGCCTGTCCTGGTTTGCTGTGTTTGTGGTTCTCGGATCTGTGCGCGGTCGGCGGCTGTTTTTTGCTGGCCGGGGCGAGGGTGCTTCGGTCACGGTGTAGGTGTTGCCGGTGCACGTGTTTGCTCCGCTGTGTGTGATGTTGTCGGCGTGGCCGCGCGGTGAACACGGCTGTGGATTCCTGCCCGTTGAGGTTCGGTTTCGTGGTGTTGGTCGGTTGGGTGTGGGGTTTCCTGGCAGGTGTGAGTGGTGTGGGGTCTGCCGCACGATCGGGTGACATCTGAACTGGCTTGCCCTGTGGGGCGGGTGGGAAGGATGTCGCTGTGCCCAAGCCTTATCCGCAAGAGTTCCGCGAGGACGTCGTGCGGGTCGCGACGAACCGTGGCCCGGGCGTGACGGTCGAGCAGGTGGCCGCCGACTTCGGAGTGCATGCGATGACGCTGTGGAAATGGATGCGTCGCGCGGACATCGACGACGGGACCAAGCCCGGAACGACCAGCCAGGACAACGCGGAACTACGGGAAGCACGTCGGCGGATCAAGCTGCTGGAGCAGGAGAACGAGGTCCTGCGCCGGGCTGCGGCCTACCTGTCACAGGCACACCTGCCGGGAAAAGGATCTACCCGCTCGTGAAAGAGCTGGCCACGGGCGGAATTCCCGTCACGGTCACGTGCAGGGTTCTGAGACTTGCCCGCCAGCCCTACTACCGCTGGCTGGAGCGGCCGGTGACCGAGGCCGAGTTCGAGCAGGCCGCACGCGCGAACGCGTTGTTCGACGCTCACCGCGAGGATCCGGAGTTCGGCTACCGATTCCTGGCCGACGAAGCCCGCAGCGTGGGATCCGGCATGGCCGACCGGACCGCATGGCGGATCTGCCGGGACAACAACTGGTGGAGCGTGTTCGGCAAGAAGCGCGGCAGAAACAAGAAGGCCGGCCCGCCGGTGCACGACGACCTCGTCCGCCGTGACTTCACCGCGACCGGACCCAACCGGTTGTGGCTCACCGATATCACCGAACACGCCACCCGCGAAGGGAAGTTGTATCTCTGCGCGGTCAAGGACGTCTTCAGCAAGAGGATCGTGGGCTACTCGATCGATGAGCGGATGAAGTCCCGCCTGGCCGTCACAGCCCTCAACAACGCTGTCGCCCGGCGTGGACACGTCGACGGGTGCATTCTGCACAGCGATCGCGGGTCGCAGTTCCGGTCACGGAAGTTCGTCCGGGCCCTCGACCGGCACGGGATCGTCGGCTCGATAGGGAGGGTCGGGGCGGCAGGCGACAACGCGGCCATGGAGTCCTTCTTCAGCCTGCTACAGAAGAACGTCCTCGACCGCCGATCGTGGGCCACCCGCGAGGAACTGCGGATCGCGATCGTGACCTGGATCGAGAGGACCTACCACCGGCGCCGCAGACAAGCCTCGCTCGGCCGGCTGACCCCCGTCGAATTCGAGACCGTCATGACCCCACCGGCCCTTCAGGCCGCGTGACCGAACCTGTCACCCAAACCTGCACCAGACCCGTGTCCTGTCGGCTGTATTGGGTGGGGTGGTTCTTTGGAGGCGCCCTGGGTCGACGGACGCGTGGGTGTGGCCCAGCCGGTGTGTGCCTGTGGTGGTGGTGTGTGACTGCGTCGGGCCGTCAGCTGTAGCTGTTTGTTGTGCCACTGTGTGCGTTCAGTGTGGTGGTGTTGTCGTCTGCGGTCGCCGGTGCCGTCTACGCTCAGACGTTTTGCTACGTCGGTCCAGTCGGTGGCGGGGTGTTGGCAGTGGGGGCCGGGCTGGCCGGTTCCGGTGAGGGCTTTGGGTGTGAGGTGGAGGAGTTCGCCTTGGCGTTGGATGAGGCCGAGGTGGGTGAGTGTGGTGAGTTGGCGGTAGGCGGTGGCGCGGGAGATGGAGGCGGTTCCTTGGAGTTCGGCCAGTGTCTGCCCGTCTCGTTCGGCCAGTGCTGCCAGGATGGCGAGTCCGCTGCCGCCGAGTCCGTGGTGGGCGAAGGCGTCCAGGCTCATTAATCGTCGGGCGGTGTGGGTGTCGAGGTCGGCGTTGCTGTCGGTGTGCTGGGGTGGGTGGTGTCTCAGTATGAGTCCGCTCATGACCCCCCCCAGCCTGCGGCCGTTCGGGGGTGGGCTTGTGGTGAGACGGGTTCAGGGTTCTGGCGGGTTGGTGGTGGGGCGGGCTGAGGGGGGTGGTGGGGGAGAGGAGCATCCAGCGGGCGCCGTGGGTGGGGGTTCCGTGGTCGAGTTGGCGCAGGAGTCGGGCGTGGCGCAGGCGTTGGTTGGAGCGGCGGGCGGTGGTGCGGGCGCATCCCATGCGTTCGGCGAGGTCGCGTTCGGACAGGGTGTGGTCCCAGCTACCGGCTAGGGCGCAGATGTCGAGGCGGGCGATCAGGTTGCGTAAGTCGGTTTTGGCGGCGGTGCCCGGCCAGGGTGTGCGTTCGATGCGGGTGCGCAGGGCGGCCAGGGCGGCGTGGAAGTCCTGCCGGCCGCACAGCGGGTCAGTGCTCTGGATGTGCTGTTGTGCGCCGTCGAAGGCCCGGTGTAGCCAGGCGACAGCGGTGTCGTAGCCGCGGCGGTGCTGCAGGGCGCGGGCGGGCGCTCCGGCTGTGTAGGGGCCGTCCAGGAGGACTTGGACGAACGCGGCGCGGCTCCAGCCCGCGTGGGCGGCACTGGTGGCGAGGGCGCGGGTGGTGGCCCAGGCGTGGTCGGAGGCTGTGCTGTTGTGGCCGCCGCGCTGCAGGGTTGGGCGGGTGTAGGCGCCGTGCGGGTCGCCTTCGGTCAGGAGCTGGTGCATGCGCGGGGACAGCGGGCTCAGCGGATCGAGCAGACTCGCGGGCCGGGTGGAGGCCCGTTGTCCGGCGGGGGCTTGTGGCCGGGGGCGGCCGTGGGGGTCCTTGGGCGCGGCGGGGGTCTGCGGGGCGGGCATGTTGGCGCGGGTGGTCCGCTCGTGCAGGGGTGTGGGGGCGGCTGTCGCGGCTTCGGGCACCGTCATCGCGGCCGCCCAGAAGCCGTGCACCGGGTCCGTAAGCCGTCGGCAAGCGCGCTGCAGTCGTGGCCCGGACACGGGCCGTTGTGGCATCCGGGCATGCCAGGATCGCCGACAAATGCCGGTATTCTGGGCGGCGGTGAGCGGTAGAGGGCACCGTGGTGCAGCATGATGGTGATCCGTTCCTGGCGGGGTGGAACGTCAAGGCCCCTTCAGCGGGGCGTGAGGTCCGAACGGGAGTGGTCAACCGCTGTCCCGGGGCCGGGGGATGCAGGGCCCCGGGTTCTGACGGGGGGTGCGGGCCCAGGAGTTAGAGCCTTTCATGCCTGTCATGCGCGGCAACCGTATGCGCCCCGGCGGCGCTTCAGCTATTGCCCCTGTGCACCATCGAAGGCGGTTGCTCTGTCGCCTGTGCACGAGAGACGACGTTTCGTTTCCATCCACGCACCATGCACGACAGCCGGGTTGCCGTTGTGCACCACGACCCGCGCCGAGTGCCCGCCCGCCTCGCCGCCGCAGCCCCGGCGCACTCCTGCGGCGGACGCCCGCCGTGCGCGCGAGGGCGTGTATCGAAAGTATTTCCGGAGCGGTCGTCGGGCCGCTCCGCTACGGTGCGGCCATGGCGAACTTTGTGCTGATTGCAGGTGCGCGACTCGGATCGTGGGCGTGGGACGGGGTGGTGCCGCATTTGCGTGCGGCAGGCCATGGCGTCCACCCGCTGACGCTGTCCGGTCTTGCTGAAAAGCAAGGTGTGCCGGCTGGGCAGCAGACCCACGTTCAGGACATCGTTGAAGAGGCCGAGCACCAGGACCTGCGTGAAGTCATTCTGGTAGGTCACAGCTACTCGGGTGTCCCAAGCGGTCAGGCCGCCGGGCGGATCGGCGACCGGCTAGCGCACGTGGTCTTCCTTGACTCCAGTGTTCCGGCCGATGGTGAACCGTTCGTCTCCGCCTGGCCGGACGGCGGGGCGATGGTGAGGGCATCGATCGCCGAGAACGGAGGGTTCTGGCCGGTCGCGCCCGCGGCCCACTTCGAGGGCCACGGTCTCACCGATGAGCAGATCACACGGATCGTGGGCGGTTCCACGCCGCACCCGGGTGCCACGCTGACCGAACCCGCCATGCTGGAAGTGCCGCTCGGCGACCTCCCGGCGACCTACATCAAGTGCACGCTCGGTGACCCCGAGCCGAGCGACGACGTAGCCAAGCTGCTCACCAGTGGGCATTGGCGGCTTATCGAGATGGACACCGGCCACTGGCCGATGTTCTCCCAGCCACGTGAACTGGCGCAGGTCCTCCTCGACATAGCCGGGGCGTGACCGCAGGCCCATGCGGACTCCTTGCCATCCTTGTATCAACTGCCCTGATCACAGCCACTCGTTGATAGCCGTGACGAGGACAGTCGCCTCGTAGCGGACTGCGAGTTTGTCGTACCGCGTGGCTACGGCTCGGTGCCTTTTGAGGCGATTGATGCCGCACTCGACCGCGTGCCGAGCCTTGTAGTCCTGCGGGTCGAAATGCGGCGGCCGACCGCGCGAGCCGCGTTTCTTGCGGTTGCGGGCCTGGTCGGCCTTGTCGGGGATGGTGCAGCGGATCCCGCGGCGGCGCAGGTAGGCGCGGTTCTGGCGGGCGGCGTATGCCTAACGCGTGCTGTACCAGGAGCTCGTGCAAGCCCTGGTGGGCCTCGACCGCCCACATCGGTGGCTCGGCCAGGGCAGGCATCTCGGGCGCCCATCCACCGCGAAGAAGTGCTGGCGGGCCAGGTCCGCAAGCATCACGCAGAGCCGCAGGTCCTAGCCGCGCTCGTGACCGCTGCCGGGCTGGACGAAGACTGGTATCACGATGACGCAACTGCCTCAGCGGTGGGGGATTGCGGGAACGCCTGTGGTGTACCCGGTGGTTGAGGCACGATGCAGCGGTGAATCAGCCAAGTCCCGTGCCCGTCCCTCCGCCAGCGTCCCAGGCCGGCGTCGAGCACTGGTACAGCACCACCCTGAACGTATGGCAGACCGCGGCCATCGTCGGCGCAGTGATCGCCCTTGGTCCAGCCCTGCGGACCCTGTGGCGTACGACGATCGGCTGGCGCCGGTATCTGCTCAGCCGTCTGCGTCAGGTCGCCCCGGGCGTGCAGCAGATCTTCGTGGAGAACCTGTTCGGCGCCCCGACGTGGAAGCATCCGGTGGCCGCCGGTCTCACAGTGTACGTGTGGCCGCTGTCCGCAGTGGGCTATCTGACGACGTGGGCCAATGCGTCGGGCACGGTGGTGATGTACGGGATCACGACCCGTAGCCGCTGGCTGCGGCCCCGGATCCTCATCGCCGACGGCGCCCGGTTCCGCCTCGGGAAAACGCGGCTCTCCGCGGTGGACAGCCCTCAGAGGCCTCAGAGCGTTCATGCCTCTGTCGGTGCCCGACGGTTCACGTACTTCGAGGAACACTACTTCGGCAACATCTCGGGCTATCGGCACTGGTTTATCGGCGTGAACGCCGCCGGGTACCAGCCCGTCGCACCCGTGCAGGTCCCCGTGGACGAGGACACGGAGGCGAAGAAGGGGCCCGATCTGGAGCGGTTC encodes the following:
- a CDS encoding alpha/beta fold hydrolase, translating into MANFVLIAGARLGSWAWDGVVPHLRAAGHGVHPLTLSGLAEKQGVPAGQQTHVQDIVEEAEHQDLREVILVGHSYSGVPSGQAAGRIGDRLAHVVFLDSSVPADGEPFVSAWPDGGAMVRASIAENGGFWPVAPAAHFEGHGLTDEQITRIVGGSTPHPGATLTEPAMLEVPLGDLPATYIKCTLGDPEPSDDVAKLLTSGHWRLIEMDTGHWPMFSQPRELAQVLLDIAGA
- a CDS encoding helix-turn-helix domain-containing protein; protein product: MSGLILRHHPPQHTDSNADLDTHTARRLMSLDAFAHHGLGGSGLAILAALAERDGQTLAELQGTASISRATAYRQLTTLTHLGLIQRQGELLHLTPKALTGTGQPGPHCQHPATDWTDVAKRLSVDGTGDRRRQHHHTERTQWHNKQLQLTARRSHTPPPQAHTGWATPTRPSTQGASKEPPHPIQPTGHGSGAGLGDRFGHAA
- a CDS encoding ETEC_3214 domain-containing protein, which gives rise to MPVPPPASQAGVEHWYSTTLNVWQTAAIVGAVIALGPALRTLWRTTIGWRRYLLSRLRQVAPGVQQIFVENLFGAPTWKHPVAAGLTVYVWPLSAVGYLTTWANASGTVVMYGITTRSRWLRPRILIADGARFRLGKTRLSAVDSPQRPQSVHASVGARRFTYFEEHYFGNISGYRHWFIGVNAAGYQPVAPVQVPVDEDTEAKKGPDLERFRARALINTVVVVGIGAPINTPTIFVEHGFGPDQDMVRLTQPGYHAVESRPIRVLVAVRDWRARRSWRRQERRLARNTEPT
- a CDS encoding IS3 family transposase (programmed frameshift), coding for MPKPYPQEFREDVVRVATNRGPGVTVEQVAADFGVHAMTLWKWMRRADIDDGTKPGTTSQDNAELREARRRIKLLEQENEVLRRAAAYLSQAHLPKRIYPLVKELATGGIPVTVTCRVLRLARQPYYRWLERPVTEAEFEQAARANALFDAHREDPEFGYRFLADEARSVGSGMADRTAWRICRDNNWWSVFGKKRGRNKKAGPPVHDDLVRRDFTATGPNRLWLTDITEHATREGKLYLCAVKDVFSKRIVGYSIDERMKSRLAVTALNNAVARRGHVDGCILHSDRGSQFRSRKFVRALDRHGIVGSIGRVGAAGDNAAMESFFSLLQKNVLDRRSWATREELRIAIVTWIERTYHRRRRQASLGRLTPVEFETVMTPPALQAA